One stretch of Plodia interpunctella isolate USDA-ARS_2022_Savannah chromosome 10, ilPloInte3.2, whole genome shotgun sequence DNA includes these proteins:
- the Alg1 gene encoding chitobiosyldiphosphodolichol beta-mannosyltransferase: MVPKHDYNIMEETKTVKVVVLGDIGRSPRMQYHALSLANNGFKVIIISYLETTPPREVIDHPRISVTKLNPIVFHKGPKLVQYVLKAIWQTISLFLTLFVSGRCDYLLCQNPPAIPTLPVCRWYCLITRTKFVIDWHNYAYSIMALALPPDHLLVKLSKFIERYFGQTSQYNLCVTYAMKANLLNNWEIQATVLYDRPPKLFHPITVDEKHKLFVKLSQHYPQFRSLGREHLNSGDGVIKTAVTEVGGGGAQLRPDRPGVLFSSTSWTPDEDFSVLMQALQVYETTYSLSETTETDKPKLPKLLCVITGKGPMKENYINQISKRNWKHVTVVTPWLEACDYPTMVASADLGVCLHTSSSGLDLPMKVVDMFGAGLPVCAYDFRCLDELVKNEKNGYIFKNSHELSEKLIEWFQDFPNNEVQNDKAAKMKSELKDFQKSRWEDNWNLIAKKIFES, from the exons ATGGTGCCCAAACACGATTATAACATAATGGAAGAAACTAAGACAGTAAAGGTTGTTGTGTTGGGAGACATTGGTCGAAGCCCACGTATGCAATACCATGCGTTATCTCTTGCAAACAATGGGttcaaagtaattattatcaGCTATCTTGAAACGACACCTCCGCGCGAGGTAATAGATCATCCTAGAATTAGTGTAACAAAGTTAAATCCTATAGTTTTTCATAAAGGACCGAAACTGGTTCAATATGTGTTGAAAGCGATTTGGCAAACAATAAGTCtgtttttaactttgtttGTGAGTGGCCGCTGTGATTATTTACTATGCCAGAACCCGCCGGCGATCCCCACGCTGCCCGTGTGTCGGTGGTACTGCCTGATTACGAGAACTAAGTTTGTCATTGATTGGCACAACTATGCATATTCTATAATGGCCCTAGCTTTACCCCCAGACCATTTGTTGGTGAAATTATCTAAGTTCATTGAGAGGTACTTTGGCCAAACATCTCAGTACAATCTTTGTGTCACATATGCAATGAAAGCAAATTTATTGAACAACTGGGAAATACA aGCAACTGTGCTATATGACAGGCCTCCGAAACTGTTCCATCCTATCACTGTTGACGAGAAGcacaaattatttgtaaagcTCAGCCAGCACTACCCTCAGTTTCGAAGCCTGGGCCGAGAGCATCTAAACTCCGGAGATGGTGTCATTAAGACAGCTGTGACTGAGGTGGGGGGAGGGGGCGCTCAGTTGAGGCCAGACCGGCCAGGTGTGCTCTTCAGCAGCACCAGCTGGACCCCTGATGAGGACTTCAGTGTCTTGATGCAGGCCCTACAAG tATATGAAACAACATACAGTCTCTCAGAGACAACAGAGACAGATAAGCCAAAACTGCCAAAACTATTGTGTGTTATAACAGGCAAAGGTCCTATGAAAGAAAACTACATTAACCAAATATCTAAGAGGAATTGGAAACATGTGACTGTTGTAACTCCTTGGTTAGAAGCATGTGACTATCCCACGATGGTGGCCAGTGCAGACCTGGGCGTCTGCCTCCACACAAGCTCATCGGGGCTGGACCTGCCTATGAAAGTCGTGGACATGTTTGGAGCAGGGTTACCAGTATGTGCTTATGATTTTAGATG tttagATGAATTGGtgaagaatgaaaaaaatggaTATATCTTCAAAAATAGCCATGAGTTATCAGAGAAATTGATAGAGTGGTTCCAAGACTTTCCAAACAATGAGGTCCAGAATGATAAAGCAGCAAAAATGAAGTCTGaattaaaagattttcaaAAGTCAAGATGGGAAGATAACTGGAATCTGATTGCAAAGAAGATTTTTGAATCTTGA
- the LOC128672874 gene encoding integrator complex subunit 15 isoform X3, which produces MKVNKNHKIRDMSISDLKHTLRKYEFPSCAKEALGKVEQILIGRVGPSTKQIDIAMDIISEFVFCDNDRRGGRRSTGLSHLQQLQLIDIICDYLSECTNETTKNTVFLSLFGGMESQRRLKILCILASMAVSASSTPVLLAVGVWLQQTGCSSPQSLQLAENIIRDHFFLNTSNRSSLKSLANSAPQFVSNFITAVTELYLNDTPGTKQLPPKHLLEIITVWVYSNPALCTSAQQSAAALPSGAIPMAAVTPLAGLVRWCARAPLHAPPDAEMVEVIVPIKKIKIEDQSDAIIKTPPPTITMTESELYIKLHLGVLQSLRAGRRPLSAPTAVSAQHLAALALALRHSAAAPDVLQECLDRLGQAVQVALAHGCVFGNVSSLLAALEALPASRLLRLVVRQHRQLV; this is translated from the exons ATGAAG gtgaataaaaatcataaaataagagACATGTCTATATCAGATCTCAAACACACCCTAAGGAAGTATGAATTTCCATCTTGTGCTAAGGAAGCTCTTGGGAAAGTCG AACAAATATTGATTGGTCGGGTGGGCCCATCAACTAAACAGATTGATATAGCTATGGACATAATATCAGAATTTGTGTTTTGTGATAATGATCGCCGTGGAGGGCGGCGCAGCACTGGTCTGAGTCACTTGCAGCAGTTGCAGCTGATCGACATCATCTGTGACTACCTCTCGGAGTGCACAAATGagacaacaaaaaatactgtatttCTGTCTCTTTTTGGTGGCATGGAAAGCCAAAGAAGGCTGAAAATTCTTTGTATCCTGGCAAGTATGGCAGTCTCCGCTTCAAGTACTCCT GTGCTACTGGCTGTAGGAGTGTGGCTCCAACAAACGGGCTGCTCCTCGCCGCAGTCGCTCCAGCTGGCGGAGAACATTATCCGTGACCACTTCTTCCTCAACACGTCCAACCGGAGCTCCTTGAAGTCCCTCGCCAACTCTGCCCCGCAATTCGTGTCTAACTTCATCACGGCCGTCACAGAATTGTATTTGAATGATACGCCAGGAACGAAACAGTTGCCACCCAAGCATCTTTTGGAAATCATTACAGTTTGG GTGTACAGCAACCCAGCGCTGTGCACGTCGGCGCAGCAAAGCGCGGCCGCGCTGCCCAGCGGCGCCATCCCCATGGCCGCCGTGACGCCGCTGGCCGGCCTCGTGCGCTGGTGCGCGCGTGCGCCGCTCCACGCCCCGCCTG ATGCAGAGATGGTAGAAGTAATCGTtccaataaagaaaataaaaatagaagacCAAAGCGACGCAATCATCAAGACTCCACCGCCGACAATAACCATGACAGAGTCAGAGTTATACATCAAGCTGCATTTAG GCGTGCTGCAGAGCCTGCGCGCAGGTCGTCGACCTCTCAGCGCTCCGACAGCCGTCAGCGCGCAGCACCTCGCCGCGCTCGCCCTGGCGCTGCGACACTCGGCCGCCGCGCCCGACGTGTTACAG GAATGCCTGGACAGACTGGGGCAGGCCGTGCAGGTGGCGCTGGCGCACGGCTGCGTGTTCGGGAACGTGAGCAGCCTGCTGGCGGCGCTGGAGGCTTTGCCCGCCAGCCGGCTGCTGCGCCTCGTCGTGCGACAACACCGGCAGCTCGTCTGA
- the LOC128672874 gene encoding integrator complex subunit 15 isoform X1: MWKLEGTRGGVAKPRSRTPDAAASVQVYCVNKNHKIRDMSISDLKHTLRKYEFPSCAKEALGKVEQILIGRVGPSTKQIDIAMDIISEFVFCDNDRRGGRRSTGLSHLQQLQLIDIICDYLSECTNETTKNTVFLSLFGGMESQRRLKILCILASMAVSASSTPVLLAVGVWLQQTGCSSPQSLQLAENIIRDHFFLNTSNRSSLKSLANSAPQFVSNFITAVTELYLNDTPGTKQLPPKHLLEIITVWVYSNPALCTSAQQSAAALPSGAIPMAAVTPLAGLVRWCARAPLHAPPDAEMVEVIVPIKKIKIEDQSDAIIKTPPPTITMTESELYIKLHLGVLQSLRAGRRPLSAPTAVSAQHLAALALALRHSAAAPDVLQECLDRLGQAVQVALAHGCVFGNVSSLLAALEALPASRLLRLVVRQHRQLV; encoded by the exons atgtggaaactagaggggaccagaggtggggtcgcgAAG CCACGAAGCCGGACCCCTGACGCCGCCGCGAGTGTGCAAGTGTATTGT gtgaataaaaatcataaaataagagACATGTCTATATCAGATCTCAAACACACCCTAAGGAAGTATGAATTTCCATCTTGTGCTAAGGAAGCTCTTGGGAAAGTCG AACAAATATTGATTGGTCGGGTGGGCCCATCAACTAAACAGATTGATATAGCTATGGACATAATATCAGAATTTGTGTTTTGTGATAATGATCGCCGTGGAGGGCGGCGCAGCACTGGTCTGAGTCACTTGCAGCAGTTGCAGCTGATCGACATCATCTGTGACTACCTCTCGGAGTGCACAAATGagacaacaaaaaatactgtatttCTGTCTCTTTTTGGTGGCATGGAAAGCCAAAGAAGGCTGAAAATTCTTTGTATCCTGGCAAGTATGGCAGTCTCCGCTTCAAGTACTCCT GTGCTACTGGCTGTAGGAGTGTGGCTCCAACAAACGGGCTGCTCCTCGCCGCAGTCGCTCCAGCTGGCGGAGAACATTATCCGTGACCACTTCTTCCTCAACACGTCCAACCGGAGCTCCTTGAAGTCCCTCGCCAACTCTGCCCCGCAATTCGTGTCTAACTTCATCACGGCCGTCACAGAATTGTATTTGAATGATACGCCAGGAACGAAACAGTTGCCACCCAAGCATCTTTTGGAAATCATTACAGTTTGG GTGTACAGCAACCCAGCGCTGTGCACGTCGGCGCAGCAAAGCGCGGCCGCGCTGCCCAGCGGCGCCATCCCCATGGCCGCCGTGACGCCGCTGGCCGGCCTCGTGCGCTGGTGCGCGCGTGCGCCGCTCCACGCCCCGCCTG ATGCAGAGATGGTAGAAGTAATCGTtccaataaagaaaataaaaatagaagacCAAAGCGACGCAATCATCAAGACTCCACCGCCGACAATAACCATGACAGAGTCAGAGTTATACATCAAGCTGCATTTAG GCGTGCTGCAGAGCCTGCGCGCAGGTCGTCGACCTCTCAGCGCTCCGACAGCCGTCAGCGCGCAGCACCTCGCCGCGCTCGCCCTGGCGCTGCGACACTCGGCCGCCGCGCCCGACGTGTTACAG GAATGCCTGGACAGACTGGGGCAGGCCGTGCAGGTGGCGCTGGCGCACGGCTGCGTGTTCGGGAACGTGAGCAGCCTGCTGGCGGCGCTGGAGGCTTTGCCCGCCAGCCGGCTGCTGCGCCTCGTCGTGCGACAACACCGGCAGCTCGTCTGA
- the LOC128672874 gene encoding integrator complex subunit 15 isoform X5 has translation MSISDLKHTLRKYEFPSCAKEALGKVEQILIGRVGPSTKQIDIAMDIISEFVFCDNDRRGGRRSTGLSHLQQLQLIDIICDYLSECTNETTKNTVFLSLFGGMESQRRLKILCILASMAVSASSTPVLLAVGVWLQQTGCSSPQSLQLAENIIRDHFFLNTSNRSSLKSLANSAPQFVSNFITAVTELYLNDTPGTKQLPPKHLLEIITVWVYSNPALCTSAQQSAAALPSGAIPMAAVTPLAGLVRWCARAPLHAPPDAEMVEVIVPIKKIKIEDQSDAIIKTPPPTITMTESELYIKLHLGVLQSLRAGRRPLSAPTAVSAQHLAALALALRHSAAAPDVLQECLDRLGQAVQVALAHGCVFGNVSSLLAALEALPASRLLRLVVRQHRQLV, from the exons ATGTCTATATCAGATCTCAAACACACCCTAAGGAAGTATGAATTTCCATCTTGTGCTAAGGAAGCTCTTGGGAAAGTCG AACAAATATTGATTGGTCGGGTGGGCCCATCAACTAAACAGATTGATATAGCTATGGACATAATATCAGAATTTGTGTTTTGTGATAATGATCGCCGTGGAGGGCGGCGCAGCACTGGTCTGAGTCACTTGCAGCAGTTGCAGCTGATCGACATCATCTGTGACTACCTCTCGGAGTGCACAAATGagacaacaaaaaatactgtatttCTGTCTCTTTTTGGTGGCATGGAAAGCCAAAGAAGGCTGAAAATTCTTTGTATCCTGGCAAGTATGGCAGTCTCCGCTTCAAGTACTCCT GTGCTACTGGCTGTAGGAGTGTGGCTCCAACAAACGGGCTGCTCCTCGCCGCAGTCGCTCCAGCTGGCGGAGAACATTATCCGTGACCACTTCTTCCTCAACACGTCCAACCGGAGCTCCTTGAAGTCCCTCGCCAACTCTGCCCCGCAATTCGTGTCTAACTTCATCACGGCCGTCACAGAATTGTATTTGAATGATACGCCAGGAACGAAACAGTTGCCACCCAAGCATCTTTTGGAAATCATTACAGTTTGG GTGTACAGCAACCCAGCGCTGTGCACGTCGGCGCAGCAAAGCGCGGCCGCGCTGCCCAGCGGCGCCATCCCCATGGCCGCCGTGACGCCGCTGGCCGGCCTCGTGCGCTGGTGCGCGCGTGCGCCGCTCCACGCCCCGCCTG ATGCAGAGATGGTAGAAGTAATCGTtccaataaagaaaataaaaatagaagacCAAAGCGACGCAATCATCAAGACTCCACCGCCGACAATAACCATGACAGAGTCAGAGTTATACATCAAGCTGCATTTAG GCGTGCTGCAGAGCCTGCGCGCAGGTCGTCGACCTCTCAGCGCTCCGACAGCCGTCAGCGCGCAGCACCTCGCCGCGCTCGCCCTGGCGCTGCGACACTCGGCCGCCGCGCCCGACGTGTTACAG GAATGCCTGGACAGACTGGGGCAGGCCGTGCAGGTGGCGCTGGCGCACGGCTGCGTGTTCGGGAACGTGAGCAGCCTGCTGGCGGCGCTGGAGGCTTTGCCCGCCAGCCGGCTGCTGCGCCTCGTCGTGCGACAACACCGGCAGCTCGTCTGA
- the hoip gene encoding NHP2-like protein 1, translating into MADEAAVNPKAYPLADAALTAKILNLVQQAANYKQLRKGANEATKTLNRGLSEFIIMAADAEPLEIVLHIPILCEDKNVPYVFVRSKQALGRACGVSRPIISCSITINEGSQLKPQIQSIQQEIERLLV; encoded by the exons ATG GCTGACGAAGCAGCCGTCAATCCCAAAGCTTATCCATTAGCAGATGCAGCTCTGACTGCCAAAATCTTGAATCTTGTCCAACAGGCTGCCAACTACAAGCAGTTGAGAAAAGGCGCCAATGAAGCAACCAAGACCCTGAACAGAGGTCTTtctgaatttataataatggctGCTGATGCTGAGCCTTTAGAGATTGTTTTACACATTCCAATTTTATGTGAGGATAAAAATGTTCCATATGTGTTTGTGCGATCCAAGCAGGCACTGGGCCGGGCATGTGGAGTCTCTCGTCCCATTATCTCATGCTCCATTACTATCAATGAAGGCAGCCAGTTAAAACCTCAAATCCAAAGTATACAGCAAGAAATTGAAAGACTATTAGTATAA
- the LOC128672874 gene encoding integrator complex subunit 15 isoform X2 → MWKLEGTRGGVAKVNKNHKIRDMSISDLKHTLRKYEFPSCAKEALGKVEQILIGRVGPSTKQIDIAMDIISEFVFCDNDRRGGRRSTGLSHLQQLQLIDIICDYLSECTNETTKNTVFLSLFGGMESQRRLKILCILASMAVSASSTPVLLAVGVWLQQTGCSSPQSLQLAENIIRDHFFLNTSNRSSLKSLANSAPQFVSNFITAVTELYLNDTPGTKQLPPKHLLEIITVWVYSNPALCTSAQQSAAALPSGAIPMAAVTPLAGLVRWCARAPLHAPPDAEMVEVIVPIKKIKIEDQSDAIIKTPPPTITMTESELYIKLHLGVLQSLRAGRRPLSAPTAVSAQHLAALALALRHSAAAPDVLQECLDRLGQAVQVALAHGCVFGNVSSLLAALEALPASRLLRLVVRQHRQLV, encoded by the exons atgtggaaactagaggggaccagaggtggggtcgcgAAG gtgaataaaaatcataaaataagagACATGTCTATATCAGATCTCAAACACACCCTAAGGAAGTATGAATTTCCATCTTGTGCTAAGGAAGCTCTTGGGAAAGTCG AACAAATATTGATTGGTCGGGTGGGCCCATCAACTAAACAGATTGATATAGCTATGGACATAATATCAGAATTTGTGTTTTGTGATAATGATCGCCGTGGAGGGCGGCGCAGCACTGGTCTGAGTCACTTGCAGCAGTTGCAGCTGATCGACATCATCTGTGACTACCTCTCGGAGTGCACAAATGagacaacaaaaaatactgtatttCTGTCTCTTTTTGGTGGCATGGAAAGCCAAAGAAGGCTGAAAATTCTTTGTATCCTGGCAAGTATGGCAGTCTCCGCTTCAAGTACTCCT GTGCTACTGGCTGTAGGAGTGTGGCTCCAACAAACGGGCTGCTCCTCGCCGCAGTCGCTCCAGCTGGCGGAGAACATTATCCGTGACCACTTCTTCCTCAACACGTCCAACCGGAGCTCCTTGAAGTCCCTCGCCAACTCTGCCCCGCAATTCGTGTCTAACTTCATCACGGCCGTCACAGAATTGTATTTGAATGATACGCCAGGAACGAAACAGTTGCCACCCAAGCATCTTTTGGAAATCATTACAGTTTGG GTGTACAGCAACCCAGCGCTGTGCACGTCGGCGCAGCAAAGCGCGGCCGCGCTGCCCAGCGGCGCCATCCCCATGGCCGCCGTGACGCCGCTGGCCGGCCTCGTGCGCTGGTGCGCGCGTGCGCCGCTCCACGCCCCGCCTG ATGCAGAGATGGTAGAAGTAATCGTtccaataaagaaaataaaaatagaagacCAAAGCGACGCAATCATCAAGACTCCACCGCCGACAATAACCATGACAGAGTCAGAGTTATACATCAAGCTGCATTTAG GCGTGCTGCAGAGCCTGCGCGCAGGTCGTCGACCTCTCAGCGCTCCGACAGCCGTCAGCGCGCAGCACCTCGCCGCGCTCGCCCTGGCGCTGCGACACTCGGCCGCCGCGCCCGACGTGTTACAG GAATGCCTGGACAGACTGGGGCAGGCCGTGCAGGTGGCGCTGGCGCACGGCTGCGTGTTCGGGAACGTGAGCAGCCTGCTGGCGGCGCTGGAGGCTTTGCCCGCCAGCCGGCTGCTGCGCCTCGTCGTGCGACAACACCGGCAGCTCGTCTGA
- the Clp gene encoding cleavage and polyadenylation specificity factor subunit 4: MEVIVANVDHIKFDIDYALEEQYGALPLPFPGMDKSTAAVCEFFSQPSGCGNGPQCPYRHVRGDRTVVCKHWLRGLCKKGDQCEFLHEYDMSKMPECYFYARFNACHNKECPFLHIDPESKIKDCPWYDRGFCRHGPHCRHRHVRRVLCINYLSGFCPDGPKCKYMHPRFELPAPPEQTKDAKRLPVCHYCSEVGHKASTCNKIPAEQREAAQRQEEARYRALGYVKPVGEGEDGQRLQRIMHKPLEEVTCFKCGTKGHYANKCPKGHLAFLSSQANQNNQPIFKKPN; this comes from the exons atgGAAGTTATTGTTGCAAATGTTGATCacattaaatttgatatagaTTATGCTTTGGAAGAACAATATGGGGCTCTTCCGTTACCTTTCCCTGGAATGGACA AATCAACTGCAGCTGTTTGTGAATTCTTCAGCCAGCCAAGTGGTTGCGGCAATGGTCCTCAATGTCCTTACAGACATGTTCGCGGAGACCGCACTGTCGTATGCAAACATTGGTTGCGAGGACTCTGTAAAAAAGGCGACCAATGCGAGTTCCTTCATGAATATGACATGTCGAAAATGCCCGAATGTTATTTCTATGCCAGATTCAATGCTTGTCATAATAAAGAATGTCCATTTTTACACATAGATCCTGAAAGCAAAATAAAAGACTGCCCTTG GTATGACAGGGGTTTTTGCCGACATGGTCCCCACTGTCGTCATCGGCATGTCCGGCGTGTCCTGTGCATCAACTACCTCTCTGGGTTTTGTCCGGATGGCCCCAAGTGTAAATACATGCATCCCCGTTTTGAGCTGCCTGCTCCTCCTGAACAGACCAAGGACGCTAAGCGCTTGCCTGTGTGTCACTACTGTTCTGAAGTTGGTCACAAAGCATCCACTTGTAACAAGATACCCGCTGAA CAAAGAGAAGCAGCTCAGAGACAAGAAGAGGCGCGTTACCGGGCTCTGGGCTATGTGAAGCCAGTCGGCGAGGGTGAGGACGGTCAGCGGCTGCAAAGGATCATGCACAAGCCTCTGGAAGAAGTCACATGCTTCAAGTGTGGAACCAAGGGACACTATGCTAACAAGTGTCCCAAGGGCCACCTGGCCTTCCTCTCCAGCCAAGCCAACCAGAACAACCAACCTATATTCAAGAAACCCAACTAG
- the LOC128672877 gene encoding ribosomal RNA-processing protein 7 homolog A, translated as MKVVKRLHDFKALQLKLTEDSVSPHTIYFKEHVVREHTSDKPSGRTLFIVNVPPYADDQGIINAFSSAGKIHSVQFSLKPKAADTMKQKQFIDNVTKPSFRVAYVVFKKVSELDRALKLTKLQPLNSKEYEAKLGMKKWIHEYNNSVMNPKALKERVEEFIKTHDKENADVQQRDKELGQEDEDGWVTVTKRGKIQSFARTENIENKIMAKEEQKKKRKELKNFYTFQIRESKMKHIVALRQKFEEDKKKIAQIKQSRRFKPF; from the exons ATGAAAGTTGTAAAACGATTACATGATTTTAAAG CTCTTCAGCTAAAACTAACAGAAGACAGTGTATCACCACATACAATTTACTTCAAGGAACATGTAGTGAGAGAGCACACAAGCGACAAACCCTCAGGAAGAACTTTATTTATAGTGAATGTGCCGCCTTATGCTGATGATCAAGGCATTATAAATGCTTTTTCCAGTGCAGGCAAGATACACTCTGTACAATTTTCACTCAAACCTAAAGCTGCAGATACTATGAAACagaaacaatttattgataatGTAACTAAACCAAGTTTCAGAGTAGCATATGTAGTATTCAAAAAGGTATCAGAATTAGACAGAGCACTAAAACTAACAAAACTACAACCTCTGAATTCTAAGGAGTATGAAGCAAAGCTAGGTATGAAGAAATGGAttcatgaatataataattcagtAATGAATCCCAAAGCACTCAAAGAGAGGGTTGAGGAATTCATTAAAACTCATGACAAAGAGAATGCTGATGTTCAGCAGAGAGACAAGGAGCTAGGACAGGAGGATGAAGATGGCTGGGTCACTGTCACCAAGAGAGGGAAAATTCAGAGTTTTGCTCGCACTGAGAACAtagagaataaaataatggcTAAAGAAGAACAGAAAAAGAAACGAAAAGAGCTAAAGAACTTCTATACCTTTCAAATTAGGGAGTCCAAAATGAAACATATTGTGGCCCTGAGGCAGAAGTTTGAAGaagacaaaaagaaaatagccCAAATCAAACAGAGCCGTAGGTTCAagccattttga
- the LOC128672874 gene encoding integrator complex subunit 15 isoform X4, whose protein sequence is MEVNKNHKIRDMSISDLKHTLRKYEFPSCAKEALGKVEQILIGRVGPSTKQIDIAMDIISEFVFCDNDRRGGRRSTGLSHLQQLQLIDIICDYLSECTNETTKNTVFLSLFGGMESQRRLKILCILASMAVSASSTPVLLAVGVWLQQTGCSSPQSLQLAENIIRDHFFLNTSNRSSLKSLANSAPQFVSNFITAVTELYLNDTPGTKQLPPKHLLEIITVWVYSNPALCTSAQQSAAALPSGAIPMAAVTPLAGLVRWCARAPLHAPPDAEMVEVIVPIKKIKIEDQSDAIIKTPPPTITMTESELYIKLHLGVLQSLRAGRRPLSAPTAVSAQHLAALALALRHSAAAPDVLQECLDRLGQAVQVALAHGCVFGNVSSLLAALEALPASRLLRLVVRQHRQLV, encoded by the exons ATGGAG gtgaataaaaatcataaaataagagACATGTCTATATCAGATCTCAAACACACCCTAAGGAAGTATGAATTTCCATCTTGTGCTAAGGAAGCTCTTGGGAAAGTCG AACAAATATTGATTGGTCGGGTGGGCCCATCAACTAAACAGATTGATATAGCTATGGACATAATATCAGAATTTGTGTTTTGTGATAATGATCGCCGTGGAGGGCGGCGCAGCACTGGTCTGAGTCACTTGCAGCAGTTGCAGCTGATCGACATCATCTGTGACTACCTCTCGGAGTGCACAAATGagacaacaaaaaatactgtatttCTGTCTCTTTTTGGTGGCATGGAAAGCCAAAGAAGGCTGAAAATTCTTTGTATCCTGGCAAGTATGGCAGTCTCCGCTTCAAGTACTCCT GTGCTACTGGCTGTAGGAGTGTGGCTCCAACAAACGGGCTGCTCCTCGCCGCAGTCGCTCCAGCTGGCGGAGAACATTATCCGTGACCACTTCTTCCTCAACACGTCCAACCGGAGCTCCTTGAAGTCCCTCGCCAACTCTGCCCCGCAATTCGTGTCTAACTTCATCACGGCCGTCACAGAATTGTATTTGAATGATACGCCAGGAACGAAACAGTTGCCACCCAAGCATCTTTTGGAAATCATTACAGTTTGG GTGTACAGCAACCCAGCGCTGTGCACGTCGGCGCAGCAAAGCGCGGCCGCGCTGCCCAGCGGCGCCATCCCCATGGCCGCCGTGACGCCGCTGGCCGGCCTCGTGCGCTGGTGCGCGCGTGCGCCGCTCCACGCCCCGCCTG ATGCAGAGATGGTAGAAGTAATCGTtccaataaagaaaataaaaatagaagacCAAAGCGACGCAATCATCAAGACTCCACCGCCGACAATAACCATGACAGAGTCAGAGTTATACATCAAGCTGCATTTAG GCGTGCTGCAGAGCCTGCGCGCAGGTCGTCGACCTCTCAGCGCTCCGACAGCCGTCAGCGCGCAGCACCTCGCCGCGCTCGCCCTGGCGCTGCGACACTCGGCCGCCGCGCCCGACGTGTTACAG GAATGCCTGGACAGACTGGGGCAGGCCGTGCAGGTGGCGCTGGCGCACGGCTGCGTGTTCGGGAACGTGAGCAGCCTGCTGGCGGCGCTGGAGGCTTTGCCCGCCAGCCGGCTGCTGCGCCTCGTCGTGCGACAACACCGGCAGCTCGTCTGA